CGTGGATATAACCAAACATTTTCGGGTAAACACAAACTTTGTCTGTTTTGTCATTCCCAAAGTTTGTTGTTTTCAGTTATTCATTCTTAATGTCTATTACAAGCCTAGTAGTGCACTTTCCTTTGTTGTTTAAAATAACTGATGAAGTCCTCATCTATAACAGAAGTTGTTTAGCTATTACTGACTGGCTGATTGATGTGacaaaatacaatataaagaagcactcacacacttcctcaatCATCATTTCTGTCATGCAGCCAGGGAAGAAATGCCTGAACATCTATCGTGAGCATGAATTTCAGAACTTCACCATCTCCGGCTGCATCAGTAAGAAGCCTTACTGGCCCAaatactgtggtgtgtgttcagatgaaCGCTGCTGCATCCCATACAAATCGAAGACTATTGAGGTGGAGTTTAAGTGTCCCAATGGCGCAGTGCTCACCTGGAAGTACATGTGGATCAACGCATGCTTCTGCAACCTCTCCTGCAGAAATCCCAATGATATTTTTGCTGACCTGGAGCCTTACTATGAGCACAATGAGATCATAAACTGAGACTGAGAGAAGTGATGACCACAGATTTTCCACTTTATATTACAGTGTGCTCCACTAGAATCACTGCTGCCTGACAGAATCCTTGATTATAAGGCAATTTAACCGGTCAAAGCCAGAATCTCTCACTCATGTGTGTTCAGATAATACACGTGTAGATTCTGGGTGGGTATTACTGTACCACATTGAAATTCTGTGTGTTGGAGAAAACTGGTATGCGTAGTATTTGATTTTGCGTCAACAAAACCACATTATATGGTGCAAGAAAGTATTTCAAATTTCCAAATGGCATACACTTTGGGAGGATTTTTTCCCACTCATTTGGAGTGTACTTTGGTTGGAAAATGATTCCTTTCATATATTCCAAAGTCTCACAGAGGCACCGAAGGGCTTATGTAATGGAAAtactgtataaaatgaaatagtatgtgatttttatattctataatATTTTGAAACATTCACAGGTTTTAAGCACACAATTTTTATGAGGAcatatgtgttttgtttttacaaaatgtataaattatcTTCCTATGTTGTTTCTATGGAGTGGCACTTTCTGAAGGATTATATTTGAACAAGTTATTCAGACCTGAAATGTCTttgatatatgtatatttttaagtaAGGCCAAGTATATGTTTCCCACATATCTTACTATGTTACTTATACAGGTAGATGTCACATAACTTATTTTCTATATTCAAATCAAGAactatgtggaaaaaaatctgttttaatatCCACTGATTAAAGAGGCAGAACAGCAAAATCATGAGTTTTGTGTCCAACGTCCCTCATGCTATGGTGGCATGACATGCTGGCTTAGTGGTCTGAACAGTTGCCTTGCAACTCCAGAGTTGGAgttttgattcctgcctctgcatGGCATGTGCATgctctccctgtgctttgggtTTCCTCtatgtactctggtttccttccacagttCATTGTAAACTAACTGGTATCTCTAAAtttcctgtagtgtgtgattttagctctgtgatgggttggcaccctgtccagggtgtcccccaccgTTGTGCCTCTTTGTAGTCCCATGGGATAGGTTCCAGGCTGCCTATGACCCTATGTATGATACATACATGGTACAGAACAAGGATATATGGATATCTTGATATATGACATTAGATTTCTAGAAGACTGTTTTAAAACTGGTACTAATGTTAGGTGTACATATTCCTTTTCCTCACTGGGAACCTTTTGCCCTTTTTCGTTGTCTGTGCTATACCACAATACAAAATAGAAACTCACTTTCACATGTATAGAAATACTCTACAGCACTACAGCATAACCCTTGGCTGTAATAAGCACATATGTTTATGAAGACATACTGTATGCAGTGCTTTCCTCAACACATCCTACTAGGTGATTAGTTTTCAGCTTGTGGGCTTCAGAAATGTCTTTTTCGTTAAACTATTTTTCATTACACTATTGCATTTAAGTTCTGTTGttctaatattacagtaaatgtTTCAATTTTGAAACAAAATTGATCaggctttattttctttaaaatgtttgGGAGAAAGATATTTATACAACATTGAAaagtttttatttgaaatacaGGCTTTATGTAATTAGGCTTTATGTAACCTCCATGTGCTAATTCTCTAACTGCCAGTGTTGACTATTTGTTTATAAATAGAACTGCATTTCTAAAACAGTCCATTAGGTTTGTTCTTTCAAATTGTAAAAGGATTGGTTCTCCTGCTTTAGCCTTCATAAAATTATAATACATGGCTAACAAAAAACCCCCACATTGATCCATTTAAAATAGTTAGAATCTATAAACATTTTGCAAAATAATCTAAACTGCTTGAACAATGCACAGTCTCTTCTTACAACACAGTAATCATCACATAATTTAAAGCTTGAGTTAATATGAAACAGAGTGAAAGTGAGACTGAAGAATCAAATGAAGCAGTTAATAGCGTCTGCTTCTCCATAAAGGATGTATGTAAAAACTGTGGCGCCTTCAGCAAGACACCTGGCTGGGTTGTGTTGTTCCCAATAGGCTCAGCTCTGTGTTACTGTCAGAGTCATTGTCCTTGGAGATTCCTGTGTGAGAGTGTCCATGCTGCTCCTCTCCAGTGGAACTCTGACTCTGAACCGCCTCCAGAGAGGAGATGCTGCTGCCAGAGACAGTGCGGAAGCGTGACAGGCGGGTCATGCTGACTGCAGGCACTgatacagaataaaaataatacacctTAATGTAAGGTTCTTGTTCAGATGAACCATTTATAACATACAAATAAAGTTTACATGCAGACATGATGCGATATGAATTGTTCAAGTCTTCCCATTTAGATACTGCTTCCAGATAAATAAGCTAGAACATGGGCCACACTAAAAGGAAATCTGCAAATGTTGATTAATAGCATTAACCTTTTAAAAGTCTACTTATAGATGCCAACTTTACTTACTATATCCCAGTCCCTGAATGAAGTACTTAAAGGCCTCTGCCAGCTTGGCGGGCTATAAGGAAAAAGGAAACAGTGGATAAAGTAAATACAGGTATCCGAAATCTAAAGCAGGACATTTATATAAGTGGATACAAACCTGATCAACCTGAGGAAGGCCTCCACAGTCAGCCATCTACATCAGTGAgagcaaaaaatataataagaaaaaaaatgtataaatacattatattatatatatatatatatatatatatatatatatatatatatatatatatacatatatatatacataatacagcAATACcaaatgaacagaaaagaaaacgaTCAGTTACATTTAAAATCCAAATGGATTAAGATAGAAGTTAAATGTGTAGTATATTTTTTGCTGCACATAAAGACGAAAGTCATAAAAGGCAATCCCTGACCTTAAGTAGGGTGGTTTTTGTTGGATTCATTCTTGAATTGAAGTCAACCTGCAGAGAAAGATGCCcaatatttatgtgtatatgaaaatatatttactgaatgATGTTCATTCCTAACAATGTGTATATAAGACATAATAAGCACATACCACAGCATCAACAGCGGGAGAGCTATCTCCTACAACCAGAAGAGTTGGGCACCTAGATGAACGAAGAACTTTAGTGAAAGagcaggaaaaagaagaaaataataaaatacgaTTGTGGCTAAAACAGTAACATTGAAAACATTCGACTTACTTCAGGGTCCTCACATTGAGATTTCCACCTGGAGGAGGTCTCTCGACATCCAGATTCCTTCGACTAAGAAGCAGATCAGAATCAAGAGAAGTCAAAGTTTCCTGTAAACCTTTGTTACACAGTAAACTGATTCAAAGAGTGGACAAAACAGGACACGTCAACAAATGGCAAATATGTACCAGATTTCTGTGGTACCTGTTATAGGACTTGACAAACAGCTCCAAGTTTCTCTGGTTAATGTTGTTCAGGATGTGATGGCGAAAGGTTGCAATCAGGTCATGGTTGTTGTGAATTTCCTCCTGTCATAGTTTCATATAGAATAGTCATATAGATGCTTCAAATGACTGTATATGTGAACATGCTTTTAAAAGAAGTTATTGCTTCTCTTCCATTGTTTGAATGGCTACTTTGAAaagaatatttataaaaacGACTATTTAATGACATGAGTGTTCTGTCTTACATTTCCGAACAGGTGGGAGATGATCATATTAGGAACATTATGTGTCCAGCCAGAGATCTGTGGAAAGTATCAGCTTGCTATAAATCACTGAAGTACATGTAGGTTTGAAAAAGACACATATCTTGTACCCTTGAAATGAAAATCTATTTTAAATGTGTGCCACCATAAGCATCATTAGCAAAGATTGTCTGTATAGCTTGGCACAAACACTTTTTAAACGCATTTCTTTTTGCAAGATATTTTGACAGTTCATTGATGTTCCAGAACTGTAAAACTAGtctaaataaattgttttaggTGCTGATTGTATGTTAGCGTTTTAAGACTGGTTGTAGCCTGTATGAACCGTGGTACCTTATGTGCTGCCCAGTCCATCCAGTCCTCTGCCTGAGCATCAATGTTAATCAGAACAAGACCCTCAACCAGTTCAGGGTGGTTCAGCTGTGAGAAATGGTAAATGGACCCCCAGACATCAATCATTTCATCAATCATCATTTCAACTGAGGTTTTCTACATACTACTTTGTAAtgcaataaaatgtaataaataatagattgACTTAGAATGTATTATAGTAAGAGGAacattattgtttatatatggcCAGCATGCTTATCATAATGAAAAGGATTATGTTATGTATCAAGAATCTGACTGGGTTACAATTCTGTTACAATTTAGTGGTGCAACTTACAGCAAACTGTGCAAGGATGTAGGCTCCAGCTCCAACCGCCATTCCAATAATGCTCTTAATACTATAGAAAGAAAATGCAGCTCACTTTTAACCATTAGGTGTGACAATGTCAGATATTATAAAATGGatctaatattatttaaaaccCACTTATAATGTTGGAGCACAACAGGGATGGTCTCAGAGAGCTGGTCCATAGAAGGGTAGGTGGATCTACAAAAGGATAAATGCACAGGTTAATAAAGGTTTGCATTTTCATAAAGATGACTCAAGTGAATACcatatgggttttttttgcattgttgtCACAAAGGTGTATAATTTttctaaattaattttttaacttCATTTTAGCCGACTTAAAACATCAGCCAATTTGTTCATGAGCTGTAAAAAATATTCACACTGTTCACATGCTTTTACTCATTTCAACTTCTAATACTTTGTATACTATTTGTAGTTGAATAAATGCCAACAGAACAAGACTAAAAATGCAAATGTCTAGGAATGCGATAAAGtctattcaaaatattttcacttgcAAAGATGCCATATTTTGCAGTGTAGTTTAGTGACATGTGTTAAGTTTAAGCTTAAACATAGCATTTAATCACCCTGTGGGGATAGTGCTAGCATCTTGCTGTTGTCCAGGTGCATTGATGTGGCACACAGAGAAATATTGTGTGATTTCCTGCATGTCCTCATGGGTGAACAGATTGCTGAAGCAGGTCTTATCTGCACAGGATCACACGGAGATATTacatcattttatatacatatcatTAACGACCTTATTGAGCTACACAATGCTGAAAAAGTCAGAGATGACAGACGAGCGTGGGGGgcgggggggtgggggttggagggagagagagaaagagagaatcttACGGTTTAGTCCGATGTCATGGTAAGTCAGGATGACAGGTCGGTTGCCCTTAGCAATACCTTGCATAGTGCAGTGCACTATGCCGTATGGGGTCTCCACATTATCTTCCTATAGAAGCAAATGCTAGTGTTTAACAATACTATTGTATTAAGGCTAGATATAAAtctcttgtaaaaaaaattaataaatacataaaaaggAGGGCTTCTTCATATTCTGGTTAGCTACACAGGTTTACATTGTGGAATGTGGCATATATGAGGTTGTAAAAGTTAAGGGCAAGAAACAGGCTGCCACAGACTACAAGCTAAGCTAATTTGCATGCTACACCAACTGACAAATTAAGACTATTGTCATTTCCTAATTAAATGGTTTGTTGTAACTGAACTACCTTGCAAATACCAATGTGTCTAGTTTCAAGAATTAATCTAAGATGTTCTCTTATCTATCTCTCATAATAAGATGATTATACATTTTGACTCAAttatacacaaacatttacgttttattttgtaatgtttgATCAATCATAGATAAATATATTACTGCATTTAATACGGAGCTGTGGGGTAAAAAAAAGAGCTTTATAAACTGTTAGCTCTCACTTTCAGATGAATGCAATAGATCACAATTAGAAAGTTCCTCCCTCAGTTCACACAGATTTCCAGATACTCCCTAGTATCTCTTACAAGAAATGGTAAGAAATTACAAATTTATGATCGTAGAAACAGATCAATCAAAACTATAACAAAATGTTAAGACTCAAGATAAGAATATAAACAGAaagctaaaaataaagaaatgatctTAGTAAGAAATTTTAAGCACTGGatagacacacaaaaaaaactgaatgaaatggttgaaataaatgaaaaaaaaaatgtaaaagttgaATAAATACTTAGCACTCACAGAAACTTTAGCCTCAAAGACAGAGCCGTGCTCAGAGTTCTCTAGCACCATGCTTGCTGCTGTTGTAAtggtaaatgaataaattcagtATTGTCCACTCTGCTGTAATGGTGGAATGTGTATTGAGCTGGATTTTAAACCCCTTTGTTTACAGTGTGGTCCCTTCTCCCAGGATGCTTTGCATGTGGACCAGAAGACAGACGAGTAATTCTCATGCAGATGTATTCAAATTAGGAGTACTAACACAAAGTAGttgggaattttttttcagtattgtTAATATTGCTCAAtgatttcattttgtattaGCAAGAACACTAATTGGTGCAAAAATTAGTCAATAAAGATACAATGCTAAACTTATACAGTACTCAACTTTCCCAGGATGTGACTattgattaaattaaaaaaatatatatttccttTAAAGCAAAACGGAAACGTGCATTTTACACGTGACTGGAAAGGTGAGATCTGAGCTTTGAAGTTCCCAGTATAAACGCCGACAGTATCGTGGTAATCAGTTGTGATCAGCTTGATTCCATTAAAGATAAGCGGCAGTAGGCGGATTTTTATCGGAGGGAAGACGAGCTCTACGTGCTGCATGTGGAGAAGCAGGAAAAGCAAATGGCGTTCCTCAAGTCCTCACGTCAGACTTCTGCAGAACCTTAAACCAGTGCAGATCAAAACCGGTCTGTTTAAAGAATCGATTCGTTCTGAAAATCATTCGACTCCTTGATTCACTCATTtggtctgttaaaaaaaaacctggaaatttgttttatttcctgtataagtgacttaataaatgtatttcacATATCCCGAACTCAAATATTAAGCGTGAATCTGCATTTGTCAACATTtcttaatgatttttaaaatcttGGTACGCGTTTAATAACGTGATTCACTACTATGCACTCATTCTAAATAACTATGCACTGTTTCTACAGTAATTCTAAAAAAACCCCAATGTGCCTTGTTACAGAATCCCTAACCACAAACCCACGAGCCATAAGGCCTAAATGCATTCAGACACAACAAAGAAAAATCAGACAAAACACAGGATATATTTGAGGATGG
The nucleotide sequence above comes from Hemibagrus wyckioides isolate EC202008001 linkage group LG01, SWU_Hwy_1.0, whole genome shotgun sequence. Encoded proteins:
- the ndrg1b gene encoding protein NDRG1b, with product MVLENSEHGSVFEAKVSEDNVETPYGIVHCTMQGIAKGNRPVILTYHDIGLNHKTCFSNLFTHEDMQEITQYFSVCHINAPGQQQDASTIPTGSTYPSMDQLSETIPVVLQHYNIKSIIGMAVGAGAYILAQFALNHPELVEGLVLINIDAQAEDWMDWAAHKISGWTHNVPNMIISHLFGNEEIHNNHDLIATFRHHILNNINQRNLELFVKSYNSRRNLDVERPPPGGNLNVRTLKCPTLLVVGDSSPAVDAVVDFNSRMNPTKTTLLKMADCGGLPQVDQPAKLAEAFKYFIQGLGYMPAVSMTRLSRFRTVSGSSISSLEAVQSQSSTGEEQHGHSHTGISKDNDSDSNTELSLLGTTQPSQVSC